Proteins from a genomic interval of Nematostella vectensis chromosome 12, jaNemVect1.1, whole genome shotgun sequence:
- the LOC116614398 gene encoding uncharacterized protein LOC116614398 has product MNVEPVPYTVAICALLIGSISCEGHGDGTGFVPGNCSDIQLKFTLLSRPPYVNIQMLELINEELVNRLYDPEYFPPDDQCVVVSSPPEVTTLSNESSVFKHALTNSSDFLFPVTAKKGVTTVSNKPFLALLDHPGAVLLTMPQKHNQVQICLGTIMSSWPLLALSIICTGISGIIIWICETYGNCEEFPRNFTKGSWEGFWWAFVSMTTVGYGDKCPRTIAGRCFSVVWIFVGLVIVAVFMANITTALTSISVHRNYNLADMELAVFENSTEDTVAGERGATTKGFDSFPNMLSALQSKAVDGILVDRYTASFYVKRYLEGGGLQNLTAAKVPHITGFEIGLLIGSERVQQRAKACDVTRDGEFVPNEWYELKKKVLEYAQKDIASLKQIIPSDPATFNLFIDSKQTMNHLLYVSVGVLAGMCVIGFIFDLVMKRKAVEKQSIEKPSSYSNPVTKSSQERLIVELEEGRMILRNLQSHFDKLEIIFKSTEAAEF; this is encoded by the exons ATGAATGTCGAGCCAGTCCCCTACACGGTTGCTATATGCGCGTTGCTGATTGGCTCCATCAGTTGTGAAGGACATGGCGACGGGACTGGTTTCGTGCCTGGCAACTGTTCTGACATACAGCTAAAGTTCACTCTCCTGAGCAG ACCCCCCTATGTCAACATCCAGATGCTTGAGCTCATCAATGAAGAGCTAGTCAACAGGCTGTACGATCCGGAATATTTCCCTCCTGATGACCAATGTGTGGTGGTCTCTTCTCCTCCTGAGGTCACAACGCTAAGTAACGAGAGCTCCGTCTTCAAGCATGCGCTCACAAACTCTTCAGATTTCCTTTTCCCGGTAACGGCTAAGAAAG GTGTTACTACTGTGTCGAACAAGCCCTTCCTGGCCTTACTGGACCACCCCGGGGCCGTGCTGCTTACCATGCCACAGAAACATAACCAAGTCCAGATCTGCCTGGGCACAATCATGAGCTCCTGGCCGCTTCTTGCCCTGTCAATCATTTGTACTGGAATTTCCGGCATCATTATTTGGATATGT GAAACCTATGGCAACTGCGAAGAATTTCCAAGGAATTTCACTAAAGGATCCTGGGAAGGTTTTTGGTGGGCGTTCGTTTCAATGACAACAGTTGG CTACGGTGATAAGTGCCCCCGTACCATTGCCGGACGCTGTTTTTCTGTCGTGTGGATATTTGTTGGTCTCGTCATAGTCGCCGTCTTTATGGCGAACATCACAACAGCTCTAACCTCCATTTCTGTCCATCGCAACTATAACCTGGCCGACATGGAG CTTGCGGTTTTCGAGAATAGTACGGAAGATACCGTAGCGGGTGAAAGAGGCGCTACAACAAAAG GCTTTGACTCGTTTCCCAATATGCTAAGCGCGCTTCAAAGCAAAGCCGTGGACGGCATCCTTGTGGACCGGTACACTGCTAGTTTTTACGTCAAGCGATACCTGGAGGGCGGAGGGTTACAAAACCTAACTGCAGCTAAGGTCCCTCATATTACTGGATTCGAGATCGGGCTGCTGATTGGCTCTGAAAGAGTTCAACAAAGGGCAAAGGCATGTGACGTCACGCGTGATGGCGAGTTTGTCCCGAACGAGTGGTACGAGCTCAAGAAGAAGGTGCTAGAATATGCACAGAAG GATATAGCATCCCTGAAGCAGATCATCCCGAGTGATCCAGCCACCTTCAACCTGTTCATCGATTCGAAGCAGACCATGAATCACCTGCTGTACGTGTCTGTTGGCGTGCTCGCGGGGATGTGCGTCATCGGCTTCATCTTCGATTTGGTGATGAAGAGGAAGGCCGTAGAGAAACAGTCTATAG aaaaaccCTCGTCTTATTCTAACCCCGTGACAAAAAGCTCCCAGGAACGGCTGATTGTCGAGCTTGAAGAAGGACGAATGATTTTACGGAATCTCCAGTCTCATTTCGACAAACTCGAGATTATCTTCAAAAGCACAGAAGCAGCCGAGTTCTGA